One window of Deltaproteobacteria bacterium genomic DNA carries:
- a CDS encoding bifunctional (p)ppGpp synthetase/guanosine-3',5'-bis(diphosphate) 3'-pyrophosphohydrolase: MSRDVKVADLIEKVQGYYPSADAELLRKAYEFSARVHQGQKRLSGEPYLIHPMAVADIIADLKLDVPSVASGLLHDTVEDTLTTLNELRREFGKEIAALVDGVTKLSRTNFISREEKQAENFRKMLLAMGKDVRVILIKLADRVHNMRTLDHMPPEKQILTAQETLDIYAPLSHRLGIAWIKTELEDLALKYLHPEIYYQLKRNVAKKKTDRDKYIEEVISVMRRKLEAEGIDAEISGRPKHFFSIYQKMESQNLLYDQIYDLVAFRILVDTPRECYEALGVVHGQWRPVPGRFKDYIALPKPNMYQSLHTTLIGPYGERIEIQIRTHEMHRVAEEGIAAHWRYKEGDEFPVSDIRRYSWLRQLLEWQENLQDPQEFLHSLKEDLFATQMYVFTPNGDLLNFPKGSTVVDFAYRIHSEVGHHCSGARVNGQLVSLKYLLRSGDTVEIITTPQQTPSRDWLKWIKTPRAKSKIRAWLKTQQRERSLVLGREILDHDLHHYQLDFSTLKSQGKIDWLTRELGLSDEESLLSALGYGRITTRSLLAKLVPPDKLEVGSKKADGALQNLFRLVSKQRRSLGIRVKGVEDVLVRFALCCHPLPGENIVGFITRGRGVTVHTIGCPTVLESDPHRKIEVSWEEENQQPRPVKIEVTCIDQPGLLAAISAAITSADANIARAQIHTFSGQKALNTFEVMIKNSEHLKEVLRNVSKVKGVYKAVRGRGRTGGKVESEGAKEELH, translated from the coding sequence ATGAGCCGTGACGTCAAAGTCGCCGATTTGATCGAAAAGGTGCAAGGCTACTATCCGAGCGCCGATGCCGAGCTTTTGCGCAAAGCCTATGAATTTTCGGCGCGCGTCCATCAGGGGCAAAAGCGCCTTTCCGGCGAACCCTACCTGATTCACCCGATGGCCGTGGCCGATATTATTGCCGATTTGAAACTCGATGTGCCGAGCGTCGCCAGCGGGTTATTGCACGACACGGTCGAAGATACGCTCACGACTCTCAATGAGCTCAGGCGCGAGTTCGGCAAAGAGATCGCGGCTTTAGTGGACGGCGTTACTAAATTGAGCCGCACTAATTTTATCAGCCGGGAGGAAAAGCAGGCTGAGAACTTTCGCAAGATGCTGCTGGCCATGGGCAAAGATGTGCGGGTGATCTTGATCAAGCTGGCCGACCGGGTGCACAACATGCGCACGCTCGATCACATGCCGCCGGAGAAGCAGATTCTCACCGCGCAAGAAACGCTGGATATCTATGCGCCGCTGTCGCACCGCTTGGGCATCGCCTGGATCAAAACCGAGCTCGAAGATCTGGCTCTCAAGTATTTACATCCGGAAATTTACTACCAGTTGAAGCGCAATGTTGCCAAAAAGAAAACCGATCGAGACAAATACATCGAAGAAGTGATTTCGGTGATGCGCCGCAAGCTGGAAGCCGAAGGCATCGACGCCGAAATATCCGGGCGGCCTAAACATTTTTTTAGTATCTACCAGAAGATGGAGAGCCAGAATCTCCTATACGATCAAATCTACGACCTGGTTGCCTTTCGCATTCTGGTCGACACGCCGCGCGAGTGCTACGAAGCCCTTGGCGTCGTGCATGGCCAATGGCGCCCGGTGCCGGGGCGCTTCAAGGACTATATCGCACTGCCTAAACCCAACATGTATCAGTCGCTGCACACCACCTTGATCGGTCCCTACGGTGAGCGCATCGAAATTCAAATTCGCACCCATGAAATGCACCGAGTGGCGGAGGAAGGCATCGCCGCCCACTGGCGCTACAAGGAAGGCGACGAGTTTCCGGTCAGCGATATTCGGCGCTACTCCTGGCTGCGCCAACTACTCGAATGGCAGGAAAACCTGCAGGATCCCCAGGAGTTCTTGCACAGCCTCAAGGAAGACTTGTTTGCCACGCAGATGTACGTGTTTACGCCCAACGGTGATCTGCTCAATTTCCCGAAAGGCTCCACCGTGGTTGATTTTGCCTACCGCATTCACTCCGAAGTTGGCCATCATTGCTCGGGCGCGCGGGTGAATGGGCAGCTGGTCTCGCTCAAGTATCTTTTGCGTAGCGGCGATACGGTTGAAATCATCACGACACCGCAGCAAACCCCGAGCCGCGACTGGCTCAAGTGGATCAAGACGCCGCGTGCCAAGTCAAAAATCCGCGCCTGGTTAAAGACCCAGCAGCGCGAGCGCAGCTTGGTGCTGGGCCGGGAGATTCTCGATCACGACCTGCATCATTATCAGCTCGACTTTTCCACGCTAAAGAGCCAAGGAAAGATCGATTGGCTGACCCGAGAGTTGGGCCTGAGCGACGAGGAATCGCTGCTCTCGGCCCTCGGCTACGGTCGCATCACGACTCGCAGCCTGCTTGCCAAGCTGGTGCCGCCGGATAAGTTGGAAGTCGGCAGCAAAAAAGCCGACGGGGCGCTGCAGAATTTGTTTCGACTAGTGTCAAAGCAACGCCGCAGTCTGGGCATTCGCGTCAAGGGTGTCGAGGACGTGCTGGTCCGTTTCGCGTTATGTTGCCATCCGCTGCCAGGCGAAAACATCGTCGGGTTTATCACTCGCGGGCGCGGTGTCACAGTCCATACGATCGGCTGCCCGACGGTGTTAGAGAGCGATCCCCATCGCAAGATCGAGGTGAGTTGGGAAGAGGAGAATCAGCAGCCGAGGCCGGTCAAGATCGAGGTCACCTGCATCGATCAGCCGGGCTTGCTCGCCGCCATTAGCGCGGCGATCACCAGCGCCGACGCCAACATCGCGCGGGCGCAGATTCATACTTTTTCCGGCCAGAAAGCGCTCAATACTTTCGAAGTGATGATCAAAAACTCTGAGCACTTAAAAGAAGTGCTCAGGAATGTCTCCAAAGTGAAGGGTGTCTACAAAGCGGTGCGCGGACGTGGCCGCACCGGCGGGAAGGTTGAAAGCGAAGGGGCCAAGGAAGAGCTGCACTGA
- the rpmB gene encoding 50S ribosomal protein L28 → MARICTICGKGRSVGHNVSHANNKTKRVWQPNLKRVKAKFGLTVRRALVCTDCIHSGRVQKVA, encoded by the coding sequence ATGGCGAGGATATGCACTATTTGCGGCAAGGGCCGGTCGGTGGGTCACAACGTTAGCCATGCCAATAACAAAACCAAGCGCGTCTGGCAGCCCAATTTGAAAAGGGTCAAAGCGAAATTTGGGCTCACCGTGCGCCGTGCCCTGGTGTGCACCGACTGCATTCATTCGGGGCGAGTCCAAAAGGTCGCGTGA